The nucleotide window GCTTCTGGCCTCCGAAGCTTTTTAAGGCAAGACCCGGACGTCATCATGGTCGGCGAAATTCGTGATCATGAAACTGCAGAGATTGCGATTCACGCATCGCTTACCGGTCACTTGGTTTTATCAACACTGCATACAAACGATGCAGCAGGAGCCATAACGCGTCTTGCGGAAATGGGGATTCAGCCCTTTCATATTTCTTCGACCCTGCTTGCAGTGCTTGCGCAACGGCTTGTAAGACGACTTTGTCAGCACTGCAAAGAACTCTATGACCCTTCAACCGAAGAAGTGCGCGCGCTTGGCATCAATCCGGAGTTGGTGTCGACGCGCACTAACCCTTCCATTGACATAGCCAAGCTCAAAGCTTTGCAGGGGGAAAAAGGAACTCTAACCGTCCCAGAACACAGCGCCTTTTACAAGCCCAAAGGCTGTGAGCATTGCGCTGGCACAGGATATCGAGGCCGGCTGGGTATCTATGAATTGCTTAGCGTTGATGAAGCCGTACGCCGGGAAATTAACCAAAACAGTGATTCAAAATCCATTCATCGAGTTGCGGCACAACATGGCATGCGCTCATTGCGTGAAGACGGCGCTCGGCAAGTCTTAGCGGGAAAAACAAGCATTGATGAAGTGCTCGCGGCAACGCAGGCTGGGGAGTTGGAATAAGCCGTGACTGCTTTTGCATGGAAAGGTGTCAATAGCCAAGGCCGAACGCTAAAAGGCGTTCGCGATGCCGATTCGGCAAAAGCGGCGCGAGCGCTTCTACGCAAAGAAGGAATTCTCGTTACCCATGTACAAGAGCAGAATTCTCAAACACTCGCGGCAAGCAAAGACATCAATTTCAAGAAACTGTTTCAACGCATCTCAATAAGTGATGTTGCCGTTTCGACTCGCCTTTTAGCGACGCTGCTCAAGAGCGGGATTCCTTTGGTCGAAGCCCTCAATGCGCTCATCGAACAGCTTGAGAAGCCAGAGCTCAAAGCGGCCTTCAATCAAACGCGCGATAAGGTCAACGAAGGCATTAGCCTCGCTGAGGCACTAGCTGAGCACTCAAAAATATTTACTCCACTGTACATCAACATGGTAAGCGCCGGAGAGGCTTCAGGAACCTTGGAAGTTGTACTTGAACGATTGGCTGAGTTCTTAGAATCGCAAGCACGTCTTCGTGGGAAAGTCGTCAGTGCGATGGCCTACCCCATGTTTATGGGCCTCATGGGTTTTGCCGTCATCGCGTTAATGATGGTAGTCGTCGTGCCAAAAGTCACGTCAATCTTTGAAGACTTCGATCAAGTACTGCCGTGGTACACGCGCATGCTCATTGGGACAAGCCATCTCATCTCGGGTTACTGGTGGGCTCTGCTTGCTGTTTTCGGTGGTCTTTTTTATTGGTTTCGCCGTTGGAAGAGCACCGAGGAGGGACGCGAAAAATGGGATAGGTTTTTGCTACGCGTTCCACAAATTGGACAGCTCATTGTCATGATTGCAGTGACTCGTTTTAGCCGCACCTTATCGACTCTTCTTTCAAGCGGCGTACCCATGCTCAACGCCATGGACATCTCTCGGCGCGTGCTAGGAAATACAATCTTGATGAACGTCATTGAGGAAGCACGCACATCCGTCCGCGAGGGCGAAAG belongs to Myxococcales bacterium and includes:
- the gspF gene encoding type II secretion system inner membrane protein GspF; the encoded protein is MTAFAWKGVNSQGRTLKGVRDADSAKAARALLRKEGILVTHVQEQNSQTLAASKDINFKKLFQRISISDVAVSTRLLATLLKSGIPLVEALNALIEQLEKPELKAAFNQTRDKVNEGISLAEALAEHSKIFTPLYINMVSAGEASGTLEVVLERLAEFLESQARLRGKVVSAMAYPMFMGLMGFAVIALMMVVVVPKVTSIFEDFDQVLPWYTRMLIGTSHLISGYWWALLAVFGGLFYWFRRWKSTEEGREKWDRFLLRVPQIGQLIVMIAVTRFSRTLSTLLSSGVPMLNAMDISRRVLGNTILMNVIEEARTSVREGESIAGPIKRSGHFPPIVTHMIAIGERSGHLEDMLENVAMAYEDQVDNKLTMLTSLLEPTMIALMGGIAGTIAFSILMPLMRLNEFIG